The DNA sequence ACCGCGATCGGCAGCGCCACGGCCAGAGGCAGCGCGGCCGCCGCCTGCCCGGACAAGGTCGCTGCGGCGGCCATTACCGGGGCGCCCTGAAACAGCAGCCAGGGCAGCAGCAATACCGCGCCGAGCAGCAGCAGCCAGGGTAGTTCCGGATAGCGTCCCACGGCGGGAGCCTGCGCCGTATCCGGGGCCGGCGTGCCGCGGGTCAGCCACAGGAAGCGCAGCATCAACAGGGCGCTGGCCAGGCCGGTCAGGTGCAGCGCCGCAGTGAGACCGGCGCCTTGCCCGGTTGCGGCCACCGCGAGGTCCAGTGCCGACTTCGCGAGCACGCCGGTCGTGGCGGGCGCGCCGGCAAGCGCGAGCGCCGGCAGCCACAAGCCGATCCAGATCCCGGTGCGCCGTCGTCCCGCGGCCGCCCCCAGCAGACCGACGCCAAGGAACAGGGCTGCCTTGGCGAGCCCGTGGTGGATCACAAGCACCGAGATCGCCGCGATCGCGGGCTCGCCGGTTATCAGCGCCAGCCCGGCCAGGACCGTGAGCAGACCCATCTGGCTGACGCTGGACCAGCCGAGCAGGACCTTGGGATCGCGGCAGGCCAGACCCCGCAGCGCGGCGTAGAGGGCGCCCGCGACGCCCAGCACGACGAGCAGCGGCGGCAGCGCCGAGCCGATCGTGTCCGCGGACGGCTGCACCAGGCGCAGCCACCCCAGGATGCCGGCCTTGATCATCACGCCACTCAGCACGGCACTCGCCGGGACCGGCGCCACCGGGTGAGCGCGCGGCAGCCAGCTGTGCAGGCCCAGCGCACCGAGCTTGAGCCCGAAGGCCAGCGCCAGCAGGGCCAGCACCGGCCCCGGTAGCCGGGTGGCGGCCGCGTCGAACCGCGTGTCCCCGCCTGCGTCCGTCACCAGCGCCGCGATGGCCACGAACAGCGCGACCTCCGCGAGCATCATCATCACGAGGTACAGGCGCCCCGCGGCCAATGCCTCGGCGGTGCGCTCGAAGACGATCAGCCCGAGCGCGGCGAAGGTCATCAGGGCGATCCCGGCGTACAGGGCCAGCAAATCCTGTGCGAGGATCAGCGCGAGGTTTCCTGCCAGCGCGAGCAGCCAAAGGGCTGCGAACAATGGTGACCGGGCCTGCTCCGGGCGAAGCTGGCACGCCAGCCATCCGGAAAGGGTCCAGACCAGTGCCGCCGGAAGGAGGAAAACGCGCGCAGTCGCGTCCATGCCGAAGGACAGGCCGGCAGGAAGCAGCGCTGCCGTCAGCGCGGTGCCGTCGGGTAGCACGAGTGCGGCGAGCAACGCCGCAACTGGCGCCAGCGGCAGCAGCAACGCCCGGCCGGTGGCGCGCGTGAACGCCAGCACCGCGAGCGCGAGCCAGGGCGCCAGCAGCGTGGCGGCGAGCAATGCCGTGTGCAGCCCCGAGTCCGGTGTCGCGGTCATGGCAGTGCCGGGAGCTCGGCGGCAAGCAGCGCCGCGACCGTCGGCGCAGCCAGCCCGAGTGCAGTCGCGCCCAGTGCCAGCGCCAGAGCGCTCAGCCCGAGTGCCGCAGACAGGGTCGAGCGGCCGTCCGTGACGTTCCAGCCGGGAAGAACGGCCGCCTGCAGCGCACGCCACAGGTAGGCGGCGGTGAAGGCCGTTCCCAGCATCAGCACCGCGAGCCAGAAATACTCTCCGGTGGCCAGGGCCGCCTGCGCCAGCCACCATTTGCCGACGAAGCCTCCGGTCGGCGGCAGGCCGATCAGGCTTGCGCTCGCGATCGCGAACGCGACCCAGGCGATGACCGCGCCCTGCTGATCACCGCCCAGTGCCTGGAGCCGCCCGATCCCGTGGCGCAGCACGATCGCGCCCGCTGCGAGAAACAGCGCGGCCTTCGCGAGGCCGTGGGCCAGCACCAGCATCACCGCGCCGGACCACGCCTGAGCCGTGGCTCCCGCCGCCGCGAGCGGGAAGACCAGCAGCCCGTAGCCCAGCTGGGATACGGTCGAGTAGGCGATCAGCATCTTCAGGTGCCGCTGCAACAGCGCCTGCAGCCCACCCCAGAGGACTGCCGCGGCGCCCAGCAGCCCGAGCAGTGTGGCCACTTCCCGCCCGAGCAGCGGCGCGAACGGGCCGAACCAGAGACGCACCAGCAGGTAGTAGGCGGCCGCGATCACCACGGCGGAGAGCACCGCGCTGACCGCCGGTGGCGCGCGCCCGTGGGCTGCAGGCAGCCAGAAATGGAGCGGGAACACTGCTGCCTTCAGCAACAGGCCCAGGGTCATCAGCGCCGCCGCGACGGCGGTGATCAGGTCGGAGTCGACATTCGCGGCCAGCAGCGCGAAGTCGAGCGCGGCGTAGCGGCCGTACAGCAGCGCCACGCCGAGCAGGTAGATGGTGGACCCCAGCAGCGTCGCGAGCAGGTAGCGCCACGCCGCGGCCTGGGCAGAGCCGCCGGCCAGCCCGATCAGTCCTACCGATGCGATCGACACGAGTTCCAGGGCGACATAGATGTTGAACAGGTCGGCCGAGAGGAACAGGGCGTTCAGGCCGCCCCACAGGAACAGCCAGAGCGGCCAGAAAAAGCGTGGGTCACGGACCGGCGCGCGACTCGCCGGACGCGCGGCATGGAACACCGCCCCGGCCAGCCCGACCGCGGCGGTGAGCAGCAGCAGGGCGGCCGACAGGCCGTCCACGGTCCAGCCGATTCCGAGCGGCGCGGCCCAGCCGCCGATCGCCTGCCGCCATGCGCCCTGCTGCAGCACCGCCCCTGCCACGCCCAGCGCTGCCGCCAGCAATGCGACGCCGGATGCCAACGTGACCGGCACCGCCCAGCGCGGCCGGATGAAGACCACGATGGCTGCCGCGAGCGGCAGGCTGAACTGTACGATCGTGCCCGCGGCTCCCGGGGTCACCCGGCATCCCCGCGCCGTCCGGCCGCGGCATCCGTCTCGTCGTCGCGCACGCGACCGGCGATCCGGACCACCAGCGCCAGCGCGACCGCCGTGGTGCTGACCGTGACCACGATCCCGGTCAGCACGATGGCGTGGGGCACCGGGTCCAGCGGCTCGGCGAGGCGCGCCATGACGACGAACAGCAGGAACACCGCCGTGGTGAGCACGTTCAGCGCGAGCAGCCGCCGCAGCAGGTTCCGGGCGGTGAAGAAACCGTGCAGCCCGATCAGGAACAGCACGCCCGCAAGGCTCAGGTACACGGTCACGTTCCGGACCCCCGGTACCCGTGCTCGCAGGGTTCGCCGCGCAGGTACAGCGCAAACAGCAGCAGCGCGATCGAGAGTCCCGCGGCCACCTCCAGCAGCAGGATCACCGGCCCCGCGGTGCCCGGCGGGTATTCGAAGAAGGCGTGACCGGACAGCAAGCCGGTGAGCCCGGCTGCGAGCATCATCGCCAGCCCGAGCGACAGGATCCAACGCCACGGTCCGTGCTCGCTGCTGCGGATCCAGGGACGGGCGCCCGCGAGCAGCATCAGGATCCCGCCGGCTCCGAGCACCGCGCCCGCCGGAAAGGCGCCGCCGGGTGCATGGCTGCCGCGCCAGAGCAGGTAGCCCGAGACCAGCACGAACACCGGGAACAGCAGGCGCCCGAGCGCCGGGAGTGCCGGCGACGGCATCGCCGGGACCAGCGGCGACGGTGCGCGGCCGAGCGACCAGATCGTCACCGCCGCAAGCAGCAGCACCCCGATCTCCAGCAGGGTATCGAGGGCCCGGAAGTTCAGCAGCACCGCGGTGACCGGATGGTCGACCCCCGAGTCCGGCAGCGACGCGAGCACCTCGTGTCCCAGTCCAGGGGCCGGGAGCTTCCAGGCGGCGAGGGTCAGTCCGCCGAGCAACGCACCGCCGGCCGGGATCCAGAACCCCCAGGCGGTCGCCGGCTCGTAGAGCAGCCGGCGCCGTTCGTCGCGGCCCGCGAGCCGGTCGAGCGCCGAGAGGAGCAGGGCACCGGTTGCCCCGGCCCCGATCGCGGCCTCGGCGAGCGCGATGTCCGGTGCTTCGAGGCGGACCCAGGCCAGCGCCATCAGCAACCCGAACACGATGAAGCTGACCACCGCGTGGAACAGATCGGCGGCCCGCGTGGCCTGCCAGGCCAGCCACACCAGCGCGAGCGCGAGGAGACCGTCGAAAACGACGCCGGCCACGCCCATCAGGTGCCCCAGGGCTTCAGCCCGCGAGCCAGCGCGGTGCGTGCGATCAGGCCGGCTCCGGTGGCGGACGCGATCAGCATCAGCACCCAGATCAGCACCAGCTTCAGCAGCAGCGCGACGCTTCCGGACTGGATTCCGAGACCGATGCAGACCAGCCCGAGTCCGACGTTGTCCGCCTTGGCCAGCGCGTGCAGGCGCGTGTACACGTCGGGAAAGCGCAGCAGCCCCAGCGTGCCGAGCAGGAAGAACGGGATCCCGGCAAGAACCATCAGGCCGCCGGCCCACGCGGCGGCGTTCACGGCTCTTGCTCCGGCGGGTCGGCGCACTGTGCCGCTGCCCCGGTTTCGGCGATCGCGGACCAGGCACGGCTGACGAAGGTGACCGACGCGAGTGCCGCCAGCAGGGCGAATACCAGCGCGACGTCGACCAGCGCGAGGTTGCCGCTGGAGACCGCCATCAGCAGCACGATCACGACTGCCGAGGTCGCGAACATCTCCGCGGCCAGCATGCGGTCGGCCGCCGTCGGGCCGCGCAGAATGCGGACCATGCCGACCACGATATTCAGGAGCAGCAACACGGCCAGCGCCGGATAGAACTCAGTCATCATTCTTCCTCCACCGCCAGGAACATCCGCCCGACCACGGTTTCGAGGCGCACGAGACCCTCCAACGTGCGGGCGGGATCGCCGAGGATATGCACCGTCATGCCCCGCTCGGTGATCCGGACACACAGGGTGCCGGGCATCAGATTGATCAGGTTGGCGAGAAACACGCGGGCGTGGGCACCCTCGATGTGCCAGATGAAGTCGAGCAGCGCCGGGGTCAGTGGCCGCCGCGGGTGGATCGCGCGATACGCCACGTCCAGCGCACTGCGCAGCGACAGCCACGCAAACACCGGAACGAAGCGCAGCGCCCCGCGCAGATGCCAGCGCCAGCGCTCGGTGCTCGGAAACGGGTTGAACAGGGCCGCCGCGATCACCGCGGGCAGGCCCCAGAGCCAGCCGCCTTCGCCGCCGGTGATGATCCACCAGATGCCGGCGTAGGCCACGATGCGCAGCGGCAGGCCGACACCGGACCGTTGCATCCGGACCCAGCGTGCCACCCGCTCGGTTCGATCCCGCATGGTCTGTCGCGCCGATGAGGTCATCACAGTCCGATTTCCGGCTCCCCGCTGCTGCAACTCTACTCGAACCGCGGTTGCGGGCGCACCGGCGGCCGGGATGCGCTGCCAAACCGCGAGCGCCATGCGTATGATCATGCGCACCGACACACGATCGGCCAGAGGTTCCCGTGAGCGATTCGAACGAAAAACCCCGCTGGCACGCACTGGATGCAGACGAGGCGCTGCAGCGTCTCGAGAGCGTCAGGGAAGGGTTGGACCGCGACGGCGTACGGGAACGGCTGGAACGCTACGGCCCCAACCGCCTTCCGGACCCCGAGCGCGCGGGTCCGCTGCAGCGCTTCCTGCTGCAGTTCCACAACGTGCTGATCTATATCCTGATCGTCGCCGGCGTCGGCACCGCGCTGCTTGGCCACTGGATCGACACCTGGGTGATCTTCGGCGTGGTGCTGATCAACGCCATCATCGGCTACATCCAGGAGGGCAAGGCGGAACAGGCGCTGGACGCGATCCGCCAGATGTTATCGCCGAAGGCGCTGGTGGTGCGCGACGGCCAGCGCCGCACCATCCCGGCCGAGGACCTGGTGCCCGGCGATGTAGTGATCCTGAAGGCCGGCGACAAGGTGCCGGCCGATCTGCGACTGTTCAAGGCCCACAACCTGCGCATCGACGAAGCGGTGCTGACCGGCGAGTCGGTCGCGGTGGACAAGCAGACCGAAGCGGCGGAGGAGAATGCCGGCCTCGGCGACCGTGCGTCGATGGCGTTCTCCGGAACCCTGGTCGCGTACGGCCAGGGGCGCGGCGTGGTCGTCGGCACCGGTGCCGACACCGAGATCGGCCGCATCTCGACGATGCTCGGCGAGGTCGAATCGCTGACCACGCCGCTGCTGGCGCAGATCGCGCAGTTCGGTCGCTGGCTGTCGGTGGCAATCGTGCTGCTGGCCGGTTTCACCTTCGTGTTCGGCTACTGGGTGCGTGACTACGCGCTGGTCGAGACCTTCCTCGCGGCGGTCAGCCTCGCGGTGGCGGCGATCCCCGAGGGTCTGCCCGCGATCATGACCATCACGCTTGCGATCGGCGTGCAGCGCATGGCGGGCCGCAACGCGATCATCCGCCGGCTGCCCGCAGTGGAGACGCTGGGCTCGGTCACCACCATCTGCTCGGACAAGACCGGCACGCTGACCCGCAACGAGATGACGGTGAAGAGCATCGTCACCGCCGAGCACGAGTTCGAGGTCAGCGGGGTCGGCTACGCGCCCGAGGGGCATTTCGCGAGCGACGGCGAGAAGGTCGCGGTGGACGATCAGCCGGTGCTCGCCGAGGCACTGCGCGGCATCCTGCTGTGCAATGACGCCGAGGTCTATCGCTCGGACGGGCGCTGGGTAATGGAGGGTGACCCCACGGAAGGTGCGCTGGTGACCGCCGCGGTAAAGGGCGGGCTGGACCAGAAGGAGCTGAACCGGAACCTGTCGCGGATCGACGTGATCCCGTTCGAGTCGACCTACAAGTTCATGGCGACCCTGCATCACGACGAGCGGGGCGAGGGCGTGATCTACCTGAAGGGTGCACCGGAGCGCGTGCTGGCGGTCTGCGACAAGGAACGCACCCCGGACGGCGACCGGCCGCTCGAGCGCGAGCGCTGGGAAAAATGGATGGAGACCATCGCCGCCCGCGGGCAGCGGTTGCTCGCGGTGGCCGCGAAGGACGCGGCCGCAGACAAGTCGCAGCTCGAATTTCCCGACATCGAGGACGGCGGTCTCACGCTGCTCGCGGTGTGCGGGATCATCGACCCACCCCGGGACGAGGCGATCCGTGCCGTGGCCGAGTGCCAGCAGGCGGGCATCCGGGTGAAGATGATCACCGGCGACCATGGCGTCACCGCGCGCGCGATCGCCGACGAGCTCGGCATCGAAACCGCGAGCGGTGTCGTGACCGGGCACGAACTCGAGGAAATTTCCGACGACGACCTGAAGCGACAGGTGCACGATGTCGACGTGTTCGCGCGCACCACGCCCGAGCACAAGCTGCGGCTGGTGAAGGCGATCCAAGCCGACCGGCACGTGGTCGCGATGACCGGGGACGGGGTCAACGACGCTCCGGCGCTGAAGCGCGCCGACGTCGGCGTGGCGATGGGGATCAAGGGTACCGAGGCGTCGAAGGAGGCGTCGGAGATGGTGCTCGCGGACGACAACTTCGCGTCGATCGCAGCGGCGGTCGAGGAAGGCCGCACCGTCTACGACAACCTGAAGAAGGCCATCCTGTTCATCCTGCCGACCAACGGCGGCCAGGCGTTCACCATCGTCGCCGCGATCCTGCTCGGGCTGACCTTGCCGCTGACGCCGGTGCAGGTGCTGTGGGTGAACATGGTCACAGCGGTCACGCTGGCATTGGCGCTGGCCTTCGAACCCACCGAGCGCGACGTGATGCGGCGCGCCCCGCGGCCGCCGAACACGCCGATCCTGTCACCTTTCCTGTTGTGGCGGATCGGCTTTGTGTCGTTGCTGCTGGTGGCCGGCACCTTCGGGCATTTTCTGTGGATGCTGCAGCACACGGACGACATCGATCTCGCGCGCACGGTCGCGATCAATACCTTGGTGGTGGGTCAGGTGTTCTACCTGTTCAACAGCCGCTACATCGTGCAGTCGGTGCTGAATCGGGAGGGCTTTTTCGGCAGCCGCGCGGTCCTGATCGCGATCGGCATCCTGGTGGTGCTGCAGACGCTGTTCACCTATGCACCGCCGGTACAGTTCCTGTTCGGCACCACCGGCATCGGCCTGGAAGAGTGGGGCCGCATCCTGCTGTTCGGAGTCGCGCTGCTGCTGATCGTGGAATTCGAGAAGGCCTTGTTGCGCAACCGCGGGCTGGCCCGCAACGGCTGACGCGGCAGGTGCCGGTGCCGGCCGGTCGGGCCACCGGTCTTAGCGTGAAAGTCACGGCCTGTCTCGTGCCCCGGGCGACCCGTAGGGCGGAAAAGCGCAGCGTCATCCGCCGTACGGCGTTCGCGGTGCCCAGGCGCCCGCGGCAATCCGGGCGCCAGCTGGCGGATGACGGCCTTCGGCCTCTTCCGCCCTACGCCTACGCCTCTTTCATCCTCCAGGGTGGCTGACTACACCATGACAGTTAGCGTGAAATTACAGCCACGGAAGGCACGGACAAGGGCCGGAAGGCGTTCTTTGCCACGGATGAACACGGATGTTTCTTGGTTGAAACCCTATCCGTGTTCATCCGTGGCCAACCTTTTTCATCGTTCGGGGTGGCCCGTAGCCATGAGAGGTTAGGGTCTCAGGGCAGGGCGTCTTCGTCCAGCCACTCGAGCAGGTAGTAGAGATACTGGCCCTCGGAGGATTTCGACGGCCCGAGCACCACGGCCGCGAACTGCCGCTGGACGGCGTCGGCCTCGGCCAGTGCCTGCTCGCGTGATGTCACCACACGCACGCATCCGGCGGGGAAGCGCTTGCGGGTGCGGCCGGGCATGAACACCACCGCGTAGCTGGGGGCCGAGACGCCGCCTTCGGGATCAGGGGGTACGAGTCCGCGCATGCGGACAAGGATAACAGGGCCTGATGCCCAATGCGGCCACTGATCTCGGCCCGGCTGCGCGAACCGTCCCTCGGTCCACCGGCAGGTCCGTGCCACCGCAGCCGGGGTGCTTTGAGCCCCTCTGCGTCCTGGCGGGCAGTATGATGGGCCATCCCTTTCCACCCCGGCCCCGTTGCGTTGGACGCCTACTCGCTGAACGAAATCCTGGTTGCGCTGCTGATCGTGGCCTTCGCCGGCGCGGTGCATGGCACCTTCGGTCTCGGATTCCCGATGGTGGCCACGCCGGTGCTGGCGCTCTTGACCGATGTCCAGACCGCGATCCTGCTGACGCTGGCGCCGACGATGGCGGTGAACCTTTGGACCATGCTGCGGGGCGGCAATCTGGCGGCGAGTGTCGGGCGCTTCTGGTTCGTGGCGGTGTGGATGCTGGTGGGATCGGCCGTGGGTACGCTGGTCCTGGTCGCGCTGGATCCGAATCCATTCCGGCTGTTGCTGGCATTGGTGATCCTGCTGTACCTGATGGGCGACCGCCTGAAGCGGGTCGACTGGAGCTGGATCCCTCGTTACCCACGGGCAAGTGGAGCCGGCGCCGGCATGCTGGGCGGGCTTCTGGGTGGGACCGTGAACGTGGGCGGGCCGGCACTGATGATCTATTTCCTCGAGATGCGGGTGCCTGCGCTGGTGATGGTGCAAGCGATCAACCTAGCGTTCCTGCTCGGCAAGTCCACTCAGGCGGCGACGTTTGCCGCAGTGGGCGAGCTGACCCCGGTGCTGCTGCTCGTGTCGTTGCCGTTGGGAGTGTGTGCGCTGGCCGGGCTGCGTGCCGGCATGTGGCTGAGCGACCGATGCTCCGCCGAGGTCTACCGCCACTGGCTGCGCCGCCTGCTGTGGCTCCTGGCCGGCCTGCTGGTGGTGCAGTTCCTGCGCGATCTCTGATGGGTGGGACCGCCCTGCGGGCAAAGCCGGTAGATCAAGGCCGGTACGTCATTGCGGCGGTTTGCCTTGACCATGGTCCGGGGGTTGCCTACGTTCAGGGAGTATAACGGGTTCGCGAATCGACCATCTGCAAGAAATCGCCGCAAGGGCGTGGACAGGCGGTGTCGTACCGCCAGGGTTGAGGAGGAAAACGATGTCACGAATGAAACATCTGAAGACGCTGCTGTTGGTTCCGATGCTGCTGCTTGTATGGGGTGCCCAGGCGGTGGCCAGCGAGGTGCAGACGCGGGGCGGTGCGTTCTACGTGTACCTGTCCCCCGCCGTCGAGTTCAGCGAGGTGCTGGAGCGCCTGTACACCGAGATCGAGGCGCAGAGCTGGGAGGTGCTGCGGGTCCAGGACATTGACGATGGCCTGCGCGAGCACTATGGCATCGATATCGAGAACAAGGTCATCTATGCCTGCCGGTCCAAGTACCTCGCGGAAGCGATCAAGGAGAACCCGAACGTCACGTTGCTGGTGCCCTGCCGCATCGCGATCTACCGGGTCGACTACGCCGGCCGCGCTGCCGGTCCCGGCGCCGAGGGGGGCAAGATCGTGATCGGCGTGACCAACCCGATCCACGAGGCCGACCTGCTGGGTATCGAGGAACGCGAGACGATCAAGGTCGTCGCCGACGAACTGCGCAGCATGCTGGAGGGCGTGGCCGAGTTCTACCACTGATTCCCTCCACACTGCCGCCCGATTCCTGGCGTCGCATCCGGACCCAGGGTCGGGCGGAAAACGCCGACACGACCGCCATCCGCCATTTTGGGGCGGTTGCCCCGGCGGATGGGGGTCGGCCGGCGCCGATCGGCGCATGACGCTGGGGTC is a window from the Thioalkalivibrio paradoxus ARh 1 genome containing:
- a CDS encoding proton-conducting transporter transmembrane domain-containing protein, with product MTATPDSGLHTALLAATLLAPWLALAVLAFTRATGRALLLPLAPVAALLAALVLPDGTALTAALLPAGLSFGMDATARVFLLPAALVWTLSGWLACQLRPEQARSPLFAALWLLALAGNLALILAQDLLALYAGIALMTFAALGLIVFERTAEALAAGRLYLVMMMLAEVALFVAIAALVTDAGGDTRFDAAATRLPGPVLALLALAFGLKLGALGLHSWLPRAHPVAPVPASAVLSGVMIKAGILGWLRLVQPSADTIGSALPPLLVVLGVAGALYAALRGLACRDPKVLLGWSSVSQMGLLTVLAGLALITGEPAIAAISVLVIHHGLAKAALFLGVGLLGAAAGRRRTGIWIGLWLPALALAGAPATTGVLAKSALDLAVAATGQGAGLTAALHLTGLASALLMLRFLWLTRGTPAPDTAQAPAVGRYPELPWLLLLGAVLLLPWLLFQGAPVMAAAATLSGQAAAALPLAVALPIAVAASRWPGATQRATGLRRYRPSFGFRAKNVPAGRPLAFHLAVWERHLHAWRLIGRAVVLVTLALGAAIGLGLTR
- a CDS encoding complex I subunit 5 family protein, which encodes MTPGAAGTIVQFSLPLAAAIVVFIRPRWAVPVTLASGVALLAAALGVAGAVLQQGAWRQAIGGWAAPLGIGWTVDGLSAALLLLTAAVGLAGAVFHAARPASRAPVRDPRFFWPLWLFLWGGLNALFLSADLFNIYVALELVSIASVGLIGLAGGSAQAAAWRYLLATLLGSTIYLLGVALLYGRYAALDFALLAANVDSDLITAVAAALMTLGLLLKAAVFPLHFWLPAAHGRAPPAVSAVLSAVVIAAAYYLLVRLWFGPFAPLLGREVATLLGLLGAAAVLWGGLQALLQRHLKMLIAYSTVSQLGYGLLVFPLAAAGATAQAWSGAVMLVLAHGLAKAALFLAAGAIVLRHGIGRLQALGGDQQGAVIAWVAFAIASASLIGLPPTGGFVGKWWLAQAALATGEYFWLAVLMLGTAFTAAYLWRALQAAVLPGWNVTDGRSTLSAALGLSALALALGATALGLAAPTVAALLAAELPALP
- a CDS encoding NADH-quinone oxidoreductase subunit K, with amino-acid sequence MTVYLSLAGVLFLIGLHGFFTARNLLRRLLALNVLTTAVFLLFVVMARLAEPLDPVPHAIVLTGIVVTVSTTAVALALVVRIAGRVRDDETDAAAGRRGDAG
- a CDS encoding hydrogenase subunit MbhD domain-containing protein, which produces MGVAGVVFDGLLALALVWLAWQATRAADLFHAVVSFIVFGLLMALAWVRLEAPDIALAEAAIGAGATGALLLSALDRLAGRDERRRLLYEPATAWGFWIPAGGALLGGLTLAAWKLPAPGLGHEVLASLPDSGVDHPVTAVLLNFRALDTLLEIGVLLLAAVTIWSLGRAPSPLVPAMPSPALPALGRLLFPVFVLVSGYLLWRGSHAPGGAFPAGAVLGAGGILMLLAGARPWIRSSEHGPWRWILSLGLAMMLAAGLTGLLSGHAFFEYPPGTAGPVILLLEVAAGLSIALLLFALYLRGEPCEHGYRGSGT
- the mnhG gene encoding monovalent cation/H(+) antiporter subunit G translates to MVLAGIPFFLLGTLGLLRFPDVYTRLHALAKADNVGLGLVCIGLGIQSGSVALLLKLVLIWVLMLIASATGAGLIARTALARGLKPWGT
- a CDS encoding monovalent cation/H+ antiporter complex subunit F, giving the protein MTEFYPALAVLLLLNIVVGMVRILRGPTAADRMLAAEMFATSAVVIVLLMAVSSGNLALVDVALVFALLAALASVTFVSRAWSAIAETGAAAQCADPPEQEP
- a CDS encoding Na+/H+ antiporter subunit E — encoded protein: MTSSARQTMRDRTERVARWVRMQRSGVGLPLRIVAYAGIWWIITGGEGGWLWGLPAVIAAALFNPFPSTERWRWHLRGALRFVPVFAWLSLRSALDVAYRAIHPRRPLTPALLDFIWHIEGAHARVFLANLINLMPGTLCVRITERGMTVHILGDPARTLEGLVRLETVVGRMFLAVEEE
- a CDS encoding cation-transporting P-type ATPase, whose protein sequence is MSDSNEKPRWHALDADEALQRLESVREGLDRDGVRERLERYGPNRLPDPERAGPLQRFLLQFHNVLIYILIVAGVGTALLGHWIDTWVIFGVVLINAIIGYIQEGKAEQALDAIRQMLSPKALVVRDGQRRTIPAEDLVPGDVVILKAGDKVPADLRLFKAHNLRIDEAVLTGESVAVDKQTEAAEENAGLGDRASMAFSGTLVAYGQGRGVVVGTGADTEIGRISTMLGEVESLTTPLLAQIAQFGRWLSVAIVLLAGFTFVFGYWVRDYALVETFLAAVSLAVAAIPEGLPAIMTITLAIGVQRMAGRNAIIRRLPAVETLGSVTTICSDKTGTLTRNEMTVKSIVTAEHEFEVSGVGYAPEGHFASDGEKVAVDDQPVLAEALRGILLCNDAEVYRSDGRWVMEGDPTEGALVTAAVKGGLDQKELNRNLSRIDVIPFESTYKFMATLHHDERGEGVIYLKGAPERVLAVCDKERTPDGDRPLERERWEKWMETIAARGQRLLAVAAKDAAADKSQLEFPDIEDGGLTLLAVCGIIDPPRDEAIRAVAECQQAGIRVKMITGDHGVTARAIADELGIETASGVVTGHELEEISDDDLKRQVHDVDVFARTTPEHKLRLVKAIQADRHVVAMTGDGVNDAPALKRADVGVAMGIKGTEASKEASEMVLADDNFASIAAAVEEGRTVYDNLKKAILFILPTNGGQAFTIVAAILLGLTLPLTPVQVLWVNMVTAVTLALALAFEPTERDVMRRAPRPPNTPILSPFLLWRIGFVSLLLVAGTFGHFLWMLQHTDDIDLARTVAINTLVVGQVFYLFNSRYIVQSVLNREGFFGSRAVLIAIGILVVLQTLFTYAPPVQFLFGTTGIGLEEWGRILLFGVALLLIVEFEKALLRNRGLARNG
- a CDS encoding sulfite exporter TauE/SafE family protein, whose amino-acid sequence is MDAYSLNEILVALLIVAFAGAVHGTFGLGFPMVATPVLALLTDVQTAILLTLAPTMAVNLWTMLRGGNLAASVGRFWFVAVWMLVGSAVGTLVLVALDPNPFRLLLALVILLYLMGDRLKRVDWSWIPRYPRASGAGAGMLGGLLGGTVNVGGPALMIYFLEMRVPALVMVQAINLAFLLGKSTQAATFAAVGELTPVLLLVSLPLGVCALAGLRAGMWLSDRCSAEVYRHWLRRLLWLLAGLLVVQFLRDL
- a CDS encoding DUF302 domain-containing protein, with protein sequence MSRMKHLKTLLLVPMLLLVWGAQAVASEVQTRGGAFYVYLSPAVEFSEVLERLYTEIEAQSWEVLRVQDIDDGLREHYGIDIENKVIYACRSKYLAEAIKENPNVTLLVPCRIAIYRVDYAGRAAGPGAEGGKIVIGVTNPIHEADLLGIEERETIKVVADELRSMLEGVAEFYH